Proteins from a single region of Gemmatimonadota bacterium:
- a CDS encoding PorV/PorQ family protein translates to MKRTLALLVGLWLVPGLLPAQVPNIPPTEIDNTRYGGTAAQFLTLPADARGAALGGAYAALVSDVTAMFWNPAGLALLTRKEAAFTFTEYVASTHHIWGGIAWPLAGGDWGLGVSISNFGFGDQPVYTEDNFEGTGETYSVSETAIGITGSFQFSDRFSVGLTGRYVNESLANTTAAGFTVDFGTNYHTEVAGRPIRASFVVVNFGLSFQPEGPTLNTDVDPIEGGMGAEPSPGQFRTSAAEPPTQFRVGVAYDVLAAVNSRVTLLSEFWQPNDSDPGYGLAAEYAVNLGSSLSAAARGSYAYQGDNAETDPDAGKAGFGSSLQDDAKWDGLSLGGGLAWKAGAFNLGLDYTYRHLGILPGVNMFSVKLGW, encoded by the coding sequence ATGAAGCGTACGCTCGCACTCCTGGTGGGGCTGTGGCTGGTGCCCGGGCTGCTCCCGGCACAGGTGCCCAACATCCCGCCCACGGAGATTGACAACACGCGCTACGGCGGCACGGCGGCGCAGTTCCTGACGCTGCCCGCGGACGCGCGGGGCGCCGCGCTGGGTGGCGCCTATGCGGCGCTGGTCTCGGATGTCACGGCCATGTTCTGGAATCCGGCGGGGCTGGCGCTCCTGACGCGCAAGGAGGCGGCATTCACCTTCACCGAGTACGTCGCCAGCACGCACCACATCTGGGGGGGCATTGCCTGGCCCCTGGCCGGCGGCGACTGGGGGCTGGGTGTGAGCATCTCGAACTTCGGCTTCGGCGACCAGCCGGTCTATACCGAAGACAATTTCGAGGGGACAGGCGAGACGTACAGCGTGTCGGAGACCGCCATCGGCATTACGGGCTCGTTCCAGTTCTCTGATCGCTTCTCCGTCGGGCTGACGGGCCGCTACGTGAACGAGAGCCTGGCCAACACCACGGCCGCGGGCTTCACCGTCGATTTCGGCACCAACTACCACACGGAGGTTGCGGGCCGGCCGATCCGGGCCTCCTTCGTGGTGGTCAATTTTGGGCTGTCGTTCCAGCCCGAGGGGCCGACCTTGAACACGGACGTGGACCCGATCGAGGGCGGGATGGGTGCGGAGCCGAGCCCCGGGCAGTTCCGCACGAGCGCGGCCGAGCCGCCCACGCAGTTCCGGGTCGGCGTCGCCTATGACGTGCTGGCGGCGGTCAACTCGCGGGTCACACTCCTCTCCGAGTTCTGGCAGCCGAACGACTCGGATCCGGGCTACGGCTTGGCGGCCGAGTATGCCGTCAACCTGGGGTCGAGCCTGAGCGCAGCGGCGAGAGGCAGCTACGCGTACCAGGGCGACAACGCGGAGACGGACCCGGACGCGGGCAAGGCCGGTTTCGGCTCTTCCCTGCAGGACGATGCCAAGTGGGACGGCCTCTCGCTGGGCGGCGGCCTGGC